The Neoarius graeffei isolate fNeoGra1 chromosome 7, fNeoGra1.pri, whole genome shotgun sequence genome includes a region encoding these proteins:
- the rhoua gene encoding ras homolog family member Ua: MPPQGVGEYKPVSGSSVPPVPPRRFRGKDLAKRSRWGSAPERRVKCVLVGDGAVGKTSLIISYTTNGYPTEYVPTAFDNFSAVVAVDGKPVKLQLCDTAGQDEFDKLRPLCYTNADVFLLCFSVVTPSSFQNVREKWVPEIRRHCPRTPILLVGTQADLRQDVNILIQLAKYKERPVEPQEARVCSEEVCAMSYMECSALTQKNLKEVFDAAILASIQNTDNQQQRLMKRTPNKMRTLSKSWWRKYCCLA, from the exons atGCCTCCGCAGGGTGTTGGGGAGTATAAACCCGTGTCAGGCTCTTCAGTGCCACCGGTACCACCGCGTAGATTCAGGGGTAAAGATTTGGCCAAAAGGAGCCGCTGGGGTTCGGCACCAGAGCGCAGGGTGAAGTGTGTTCTGGTTGGAGACGGAGCGGTTGGGAAAACAAGTCTGATCATCAGTTACACCACCAATGGCTACCCCACGGAGTATGTTCCTACGGCTTTTGATAACTTTTCAG CGGTGGTCGCTGTTGATGGCAAGCCTGTGAAACTCCAGCTGTGTGACACTGCGGGCCAG GACGAGTTTGATAAACTGCGACCTCTGTGCTACACCAATGCTGATGTCTTCCTGTTGTGCTTCAGTGTTGTCACACCATCCTCATTCCAGAATGTCAGGGAGAAGTGGGTGCCTGAGATCCGACGGCACTGTCCACGAACACCCATCCTGCTTGTGGGCACCCAGGCTGACCTCCGGCAGGACGTCAACATTCTCATCCAGCTGGCCAAGTACAAAGAGCGTCCAGTGGAGCCACAAGAGGCCCGTGTGTGTTCTGAGGAGGTGTGTGCCATGTCTTACATGGAGTGCTCAGCACTTACTCAGAAGAATCTGAAAGAGGTGTTCGATGCAGCAATACTAGCCAGCATTCAGAACACAGACAACCAGCAGCAGAGGTTGATGAAACGCACACCCAATAAGATGAGGACGCTCTCCAAGTCCTGGTGGAGGAAATACTGCTGTCTGGCGTAG